The Haloarcula sp. CBA1127 genomic interval GCCAGGGTCCAGAACATACCGGTTGATTGCGACGTCCGTCGTTCCCAGCGGGTCCGCAAGCCCACGCCGGTCAACGTCGCCACCCATCGCCTGTGGTTCGATTTCGTCGACGGAGACGTGCTCCATACGGGGACAGTAGCAGGGAATACACAAAAATAAACCCCAGTTGGTCGGCTGGAAACCGGATGTTTTGAAACCCTCCACACGAAACTCGCGGACAATGCTAGTCGCCTTCGACTTCGACGGGACGCTCTCCGACTCGGAGATGACGGTCCTGCTCGGGAGCCAGAACGGGACGGCCGAGGACATGGCCGACATCACCGAGCGCGCGATGAACAACGAAATCGAGTACGCCGAGAGCCTCCGCCAGCGGTGTGCGCTGCTGGAGGACCTCCCGGACGAGCAGGCTCAGGCGGCCTTCGACGAGGTCGCCCTGCGGCCCGGCGCGGCGGAAGTCATCGAAGCCCTGCGGAACGCCGGCGTCTACGTTGCGATTCTCACCGGCGGGTTCGAGCGCGGCGTCGAAGCTGCACTCGAAACGGAGGGGGTCGAGGTCGACGCTATCGTCGCAAACCGACTGCCAGTTGAGGCGGACAAACTGACCGGCGAGGTCCGCGGGCCGCTCATCTCCGGCACGAAAGACGACGCGATGGAGGTCGTGACCGCCGTTACTGGAGAAGACCGCGACACGACTGTCGCCGTCGGCGACGGGGCCAATGACCTGCCGATGCTCGAAGTCGCAAATCTGGCTATCGGCTTCGACCCGAAACCAGCCGTCGCACCGTCGTGTGACACGTCGGTCGAGACAATGGACGAACTGTACGACCTGCTGGAAGCCGAGGCAATCCTGTAGCGACGCCTTCGTTTTCGCACATAGAAATCGCTACCAAGTGTTCTCGTCGTTATACGGCGGTTGAAAGGTTGAACGAGGGAGTGGCACGCTCCCCACGGATGCGAGCAGTCGTTGTCGGACCAATGACAGAGTATGGTTGAGCGTGAACCGACGCGTGCTCGCTATCGGCGACGGTTCATTGAATACATTATTCTCTCCCGTAATAAGCCTAATGAACAGGTGAATTATTGCAGAACATCGGGACGGTCGTCCAGAAATGTTCCGAAAAGTACTGTATCTTTGGTTAGTTGGTTGCCTGGCCGATTGCCTGATCGAGGTCGGCTTTGATGTCCTCAACGGACTCGGTGCCGACGGAGAGACGGACCATGTCGTCGGTGACGCCGGCGGCAGCCTTTTCCTCGTCAGTGAGTTGCTGGTGGGTGGTCGAGGCCGGGTGGATGATAAGCGTCTTCGCGTCGCCGACGTTTGCCAGCAGAGAGGCGATTTCCGTCGATTCGACGGTCGTTCGGGCAGCATCGTAGCCCGCGTCGAGGCCGAACGTTATCATGCCGCCGTAGCCGCCGTCGAGGTACTTGCTGGCGGTGTCGTGCGTTTCGTGGTCTTCGAGGCCAGGGTAGGTGACCCACGAGACCTCGGGGTGGTCCGCGAGGAACTCGGCGACGCCCATCGCGTTGTCGCAGTGGCGGTCCATCCGTGCGGGCAGCGTCTCTAGGCCCTGCATCGTCTGCCACGCGTCGAAGGGAGACTGCTGGCAACCCAGATCGCGGAGACCACGGGCGATGGCAGCATAGGTGAAGGCTGCGTCCTCGAATCGCTCCCGGAAGTTGACGCCGTGGTAGGCTGGGTTGTCGCCGGCGATTTCGGGGTACTTGTCGGCGTGTTCCTCCCACGGGAAGGAACCCCCGTCGACGAGAACGCCGCCGACGGTGGTGCCGTGGCCGTGAATCCACTTCGTCGTGGAGTTCCAGACGAGGTCGGCCCCGTGTTCGATTGGGTTGCAGAGGTACGGTGTTGCGAACGTGTTGTCGACGAAGAAGGGGACGCCGTGGTCGTGGGCGATCTCGGCGAGGCGCTCGAAGTCGGGCGTCACGAGCGACGGATTGCCGATGGTCTCACAGTGGACATAGGCCGTGTTTTCGTCGATGGCCTCAGCGTAGGCGTCGTAGTCGAGCGTGTCGACAAAGCGCGTCTCGACACCGTTGCGCGGCGCAGTGTGGGTGTAGTAGGTGTAGGTGCCGCCGTACAGTGACGACGCCGTGACGACGTTGTCGCCGACATCTGCGAGCAGGAAGGTTGCGAGGTTCAGCGACGCCATCCCGGAGGCCGTGGCGACCGCGCCGACGCCGCCCTCCAGCGCCGCCAGCCGCTCCTGCAGCATCCCAACGGTGGGGTTCATCAGCCGCGAATAGATG includes:
- a CDS encoding O-acetylhomoserine aminocarboxypropyltransferase/cysteine synthase family protein; translation: MSDDQDHGFETDALHVGQEPDAEARSRAPPLYQTTSYVFEDAEDAAKQFALEKPGHIYSRLMNPTVGMLQERLAALEGGVGAVATASGMASLNLATFLLADVGDNVVTASSLYGGTYTYYTHTAPRNGVETRFVDTLDYDAYAEAIDENTAYVHCETIGNPSLVTPDFERLAEIAHDHGVPFFVDNTFATPYLCNPIEHGADLVWNSTTKWIHGHGTTVGGVLVDGGSFPWEEHADKYPEIAGDNPAYHGVNFRERFEDAAFTYAAIARGLRDLGCQQSPFDAWQTMQGLETLPARMDRHCDNAMGVAEFLADHPEVSWVTYPGLEDHETHDTASKYLDGGYGGMITFGLDAGYDAARTTVESTEIASLLANVGDAKTLIIHPASTTHQQLTDEEKAAAGVTDDMVRLSVGTESVEDIKADLDQAIGQATN
- the serB gene encoding phosphoserine phosphatase SerB: MKPSTRNSRTMLVAFDFDGTLSDSEMTVLLGSQNGTAEDMADITERAMNNEIEYAESLRQRCALLEDLPDEQAQAAFDEVALRPGAAEVIEALRNAGVYVAILTGGFERGVEAALETEGVEVDAIVANRLPVEADKLTGEVRGPLISGTKDDAMEVVTAVTGEDRDTTVAVGDGANDLPMLEVANLAIGFDPKPAVAPSCDTSVETMDELYDLLEAEAIL